The Changchengzhania lutea genomic sequence GACAATGTGTATGCATGTTTTATTTTAGCTAATGGTGCACGAATGGAAGGCATAGAATCAGAAATATTCTTTACGTTTTTCGGTTTGGAAGCCATCACTAAAAAGAAACTAGAACATTTAAGAGTAGCAACCGTTGGCAACCCCGGCATGCACATTCCAACGATGGTTGGCGGATTACCAGGGATGGAAGCCTTTGCCACTAAAATGATGAAAAGCGAGATGGAAAAACTAGATATTCCGCCTGTAGGGGAATTTTTAGAAATCTTAGCAGCATCAGGAACAAAACTCTGGGCCTGCAAATTAGCTATGGACATGTTCCATTTAAATGAAGATAAATTAATAGATGATTTAGACGGCGTTTTAACGGTTGGCGATTTTTATAATCGCGCACAAGGTGACAATACACAACTTATGTTTATCTAAAATTATCATAAACTCAAAAAAAGAGCCATCTTGTACAACCAAGGTGGTTTTTTGTTTGCAGTCTAAATTTTAACTTTAGAAGTAAATTAGTATTCTAACACTTACCTATATTTGTCTCTAAAAAATTCACATGATGAAAAACACACTTTTTATTTTAGCAGTAATACTTATGGCTTCTTGCTCTAGCGATGATAAAATCGATTTTAAGGCTAAAAACGAACAAGAGATAACCACCTATATAGCCGATAATAATTTAAATGCTGTTAGAAGTGACACAGGACTTTACTATGTTATAGAAACTGAGGGCAGCGGCGAACAACCTATCACAACCAGTAACGTTACCGTAGCTTATAAGGGCTATTATACGAATGGCAATGTGTTTGATGAAAGCACTTCCGCTGGAATTTCGTTTAATTTACAACAAGTTATAAAAGGCTGGACGGAAGGTATTACGTACTTCAAAAAAGGGGGTAGCGGTAAATTATTAGTCCCAGCGCACTTAGGGTATGGCAACAGTGATACTAGAGGCATCCCGGGAGGCTCTGTACTCATATTTGATATTAACTTAATCTCAGTAAATTAAAACCGACAAATAGTCAGTGCATTAAAAATATTAAGACCCGCTTTGTATAAACAATGCGGGTTTTTTGTAACTAGATTTGCCAATGGTCGTCATATAAATAATTCGTATCTTAAATCAATCAAAAAAATTAAAACAACAACTATGACACCCATCAAATCATTAAAAACACTTTTCCTATTACTAGTTACCCTCGGCATATCCTATCTTTCAGAAGCCCAAAACTTAGAACAACAAATTGATGCCTTTATGGCTTCAGAATATAAAGCTAATGAACCTGGAGCTTCGGTTTTAATTGCTAGGGATGGAAAAACCATCTACAAAAAAGCCTTCGGACAAGCCAATTTAGAGCTTAATGTGCCTATGACTACACAAAATGTAGTTGAAATTGGTTCCATCACCAAACAATTTACCGCAGTAGCCATTTTAATGTTGGAAGAGCAAGGGAAACTTAATATTAATGATATCATTACTAAATTTATTCCAGACTATCCTACCATGGGCAAAACCGTTACCGTGCATCATTTGCTCAACCATACGTCGGGGATAAAAAGTTATACAGGAATGAAGGATTTTAGAAAGATGGCCGCTACAGATATGACCCCACTTGAACTGATTGATGTCTTTAAAAACGAACCTATGGATTTTGATCCCGGTGAAGATTTCCGATATAATAACTCGGGATATATTTTATTGGGATATATTATAGAAGTAGCCTCTGGACAGACTTATGAGGATTTTATTGAAAAAGAAATCTTCCAAAAGTTAGGCATGTATAATTCATATTATGGTAGTAAAAAAGAAATTATAGAGCATCGCGCTACGGGGTATAGTATGGCTGATAATGGTTACGTAAATGCCGATTATTTGAGTTTAACACTGCCTTATGCGGCAGGTTCTATCATGTCTACTGTAGATGATTTATTAATCTGGCAAAATGCCATTGTTAATAATAAACTCATTAAAAAATCAAGTTTAGAAAAAGCGATCCGTGGGTCAGAACTAAATTCTGGCAAACATATTTCTTACGGCTATGGCTGGTTTGAGGATGATGTAAATGGGTCGAACGCCTACCAACATGGTGGCGGCATTTTTGGCTATACCACAATGGGTATTTATTTACCAGAAGAAAAGCTTTATGTAGCTGGATTAACCAATTGCAATTGCAAAG encodes the following:
- a CDS encoding FKBP-type peptidyl-prolyl cis-trans isomerase, which gives rise to MKNTLFILAVILMASCSSDDKIDFKAKNEQEITTYIADNNLNAVRSDTGLYYVIETEGSGEQPITTSNVTVAYKGYYTNGNVFDESTSAGISFNLQQVIKGWTEGITYFKKGGSGKLLVPAHLGYGNSDTRGIPGGSVLIFDINLISVN
- a CDS encoding serine hydrolase, whose amino-acid sequence is MTPIKSLKTLFLLLVTLGISYLSEAQNLEQQIDAFMASEYKANEPGASVLIARDGKTIYKKAFGQANLELNVPMTTQNVVEIGSITKQFTAVAILMLEEQGKLNINDIITKFIPDYPTMGKTVTVHHLLNHTSGIKSYTGMKDFRKMAATDMTPLELIDVFKNEPMDFDPGEDFRYNNSGYILLGYIIEVASGQTYEDFIEKEIFQKLGMYNSYYGSKKEIIEHRATGYSMADNGYVNADYLSLTLPYAAGSIMSTVDDLLIWQNAIVNNKLIKKSSLEKAIRGSELNSGKHISYGYGWFEDDVNGSNAYQHGGGIFGYTTMGIYLPEEKLYVAGLTNCNCKDISGVITKIAAMAINKPFPKKEDAVSLSEEQQQKWLGAYQFDNVVRYVTLTDGQLYSQREGSTNLEIYPMSPNTFIFENGTTSYTFSMKDGKKQALFKGSGQEVIGVEIDKAAPEPKKEITLSPDALVQYIGKFELQPGFIITVTTNDGRLFAQATGQPQFELFAEDEDTFFLKVVPASVDFNKDNEGNIESLTLHQNGQHMEGKKIE
- a CDS encoding DsrE/DsrF/DrsH-like family protein, encoding MENIVESPIKQKEDTSKKPIKKMMLILSKATIDNVYACFILANGARMEGIESEIFFTFFGLEAITKKKLEHLRVATVGNPGMHIPTMVGGLPGMEAFATKMMKSEMEKLDIPPVGEFLEILAASGTKLWACKLAMDMFHLNEDKLIDDLDGVLTVGDFYNRAQGDNTQLMFI